A stretch of Pseudoclavibacter chungangensis DNA encodes these proteins:
- a CDS encoding siderophore-interacting protein yields the protein MPNITVTHSDSGLVLTNVVRSERVSPHIVRVTFAGGDLDRFEYKGFDQWFRLAIPVHAEDRFDNLPSKFGFGGLLKFLTLPKGTRPVIRNYTIRQFDAASRELDVDFVVHGTEGIAGPWATTVEAGAPVALIDQGCGWAPVPAARSVIVADESAMPAALGILRDMPRDSVGDAIIELFDERDRQDVDAPAGVTVQWLVRDPADAPGSRALPALRELELGPDVYGFAVGESALATGARRHLVGERGVPKANVTFCGYWRVGRASPG from the coding sequence ATGCCCAACATCACGGTCACCCACTCCGACTCGGGGCTCGTTCTCACGAACGTCGTGCGCAGTGAACGGGTCAGTCCGCACATCGTCCGGGTGACGTTCGCGGGAGGCGACCTCGACCGCTTCGAGTACAAGGGGTTCGACCAGTGGTTCCGGCTCGCGATCCCCGTGCACGCCGAGGACCGGTTCGACAACCTCCCCTCGAAGTTCGGGTTCGGTGGCCTCCTGAAGTTCCTGACCCTGCCCAAGGGCACGCGGCCGGTGATCCGCAACTACACGATCCGGCAGTTCGACGCGGCCTCCCGTGAACTGGACGTCGACTTCGTCGTCCACGGCACGGAGGGCATCGCGGGCCCCTGGGCGACCACGGTCGAGGCCGGCGCACCCGTCGCCCTCATCGACCAGGGGTGTGGCTGGGCGCCCGTCCCCGCCGCACGGTCCGTCATCGTCGCCGACGAGAGCGCGATGCCGGCGGCGCTCGGCATCCTGCGGGACATGCCCCGCGACAGCGTCGGTGACGCGATCATCGAACTCTTCGACGAGCGCGACAGGCAGGACGTTGACGCGCCCGCGGGGGTGACGGTGCAGTGGCTCGTGCGTGACCCGGCCGATGCGCCGGGCTCACGAGCACTGCCCGCGCTGCGCGAACTCGAGCTCGGCCCGGATGTGTACGGGTTCGCGGTGGGGGAGTCGGCGCTCGCGACCGGCGCACGCCGCCACCTCGTGGGCGAGCGGGGGGTGCCGAAGGCGAACGTCACGTTCTGCGGCTACTGGCGCGTCGGACGCGCCTCGCCGGGCTGA
- a CDS encoding alpha/beta fold hydrolase, which translates to MPHLVPPGATERVVELPEGRVRVLTGGPPDATPPLVLVHGGGTDSAGISWFRTIETLGREHHVVALDLPGFGGSRGIAPVGGPGPLADVVVRVAEALGIDRAVVFGVSMGGDVALNVALRHPSLVAGLVLIAPGGLAERVGGPVTHRLAWASARLPDALLLPLARFANRFTRSALRAIVHDPATLPSEVVEEFVREARAPDAGIAYGRYNQATLGRTRLRNDVLPWVHEITAPTLFFHGELDPLVAPSGSVEAAARMPDARAVVVPATGHWAQLEAHELFTREVRGFLAGLAC; encoded by the coding sequence ATGCCGCATCTCGTCCCACCGGGAGCGACCGAGCGCGTCGTCGAGCTTCCCGAGGGCAGGGTCCGCGTGCTGACGGGCGGGCCACCCGACGCGACACCTCCCCTCGTCCTCGTGCACGGCGGCGGGACCGACAGTGCCGGGATCTCCTGGTTCCGCACGATCGAGACCCTCGGGCGCGAGCACCACGTCGTCGCACTCGACCTGCCCGGTTTCGGTGGCTCTCGCGGGATCGCCCCGGTCGGCGGCCCCGGCCCGCTGGCCGACGTCGTCGTGCGGGTCGCCGAGGCGCTCGGCATCGACCGCGCGGTCGTGTTCGGCGTCTCGATGGGCGGGGACGTCGCCCTGAACGTCGCGCTCCGACATCCTTCGTTGGTGGCCGGGCTCGTCCTGATCGCACCCGGTGGACTCGCCGAGCGCGTGGGCGGCCCCGTCACGCACCGACTCGCATGGGCGAGTGCGCGCCTGCCGGATGCGCTGCTGCTCCCCCTCGCCCGGTTCGCGAACCGCTTCACGCGCTCGGCCCTGCGCGCGATCGTGCACGATCCCGCGACGCTCCCGAGCGAGGTCGTCGAGGAGTTCGTACGCGAGGCGCGTGCACCCGACGCGGGCATCGCCTACGGCCGCTACAACCAGGCGACGCTCGGACGCACGCGCCTGCGGAACGACGTGCTCCCCTGGGTGCACGAGATCACGGCACCGACGCTCTTCTTCCACGGCGAACTCGATCCACTGGTCGCCCCGTCCGGTTCGGTCGAGGCGGCGGCGCGCATGCCGGACGCCCGCGCCGTCGTCGTGCCCGCAACGGGGCACTGGGCACAACTCGAAGCGCACGAGCTGTTCACCCGGGAGGTCCGGGGGTTCCTGGCAGGGCTCGCATGCTGA
- a CDS encoding MFS transporter gives MSLPPATPIATPTPAPPTPRQGRLFLPMFIAAWFGINIATSAVVGAAIPKTFAFLGDATKEVDLSIVTAIGGIVVIVITPLFGRLSDRTMSRFGMRRPWIVAGAVIGFVGVVVLAFSSTLWPIVLGWAIVQAGFGAANAAVHALLAEQIPTRIRARVAGLASASGSVALIAGTQIIAALPNDARWLWFMVPGTIGAVLTGALAFGLRDIVRTTRPPSLDWRAIVSTYWLSPRDSPDFLWAFLCRMFVTMSVFTVATYLLFFIIDRLGVPKEEASGVQATALVVFTIGGLLTNVLFGWISDRTGRRKTIVWISCACSVAGLLVAMFAPDTSIFLVGLALVGAAQGAYVSVDIALKTEVLPHHRDAGKDLGIVALSYQVPQLVSPIIAVPLLAIGGSGANYTALFAGAIVFGVLGGLAVLPIRSVK, from the coding sequence ATGTCCCTCCCTCCCGCGACCCCGATCGCCACACCGACGCCCGCTCCCCCGACGCCCCGTCAGGGACGACTGTTCCTGCCGATGTTCATCGCGGCCTGGTTCGGCATCAACATCGCCACGAGCGCCGTCGTCGGCGCGGCGATCCCGAAGACGTTCGCGTTCCTCGGCGATGCGACGAAGGAGGTCGACCTCTCGATCGTGACCGCGATCGGCGGCATCGTCGTCATCGTGATCACGCCGCTGTTCGGCCGTCTGAGTGATCGCACGATGTCGCGGTTCGGCATGCGTCGACCCTGGATCGTCGCGGGAGCCGTCATCGGCTTCGTCGGCGTCGTCGTGCTCGCGTTCTCGTCGACGCTGTGGCCGATCGTGCTCGGCTGGGCGATCGTCCAGGCGGGATTCGGTGCGGCCAACGCGGCCGTTCACGCGCTGCTCGCCGAGCAGATCCCGACTCGCATCCGGGCACGCGTCGCGGGGCTCGCGAGCGCGAGCGGGAGCGTGGCGCTCATCGCCGGGACGCAGATCATCGCGGCCCTGCCGAACGACGCACGGTGGTTGTGGTTCATGGTGCCCGGGACGATCGGCGCCGTGCTGACCGGAGCGCTCGCGTTCGGCCTGCGCGACATCGTGCGGACGACTCGGCCGCCCTCGTTGGACTGGCGCGCGATCGTGTCGACCTACTGGCTCAGTCCACGCGACAGTCCCGACTTCCTGTGGGCCTTCCTGTGCCGGATGTTCGTCACGATGTCCGTGTTCACGGTCGCGACGTACCTGCTGTTCTTCATCATCGACCGACTCGGCGTCCCGAAGGAGGAGGCGTCCGGTGTGCAGGCGACCGCGCTCGTCGTCTTCACGATCGGCGGGCTGCTGACGAACGTGCTGTTCGGTTGGATCTCGGACCGAACCGGGCGGCGCAAGACGATCGTGTGGATCTCGTGCGCGTGCTCGGTCGCGGGCCTCCTCGTGGCGATGTTCGCGCCGGACACGAGCATCTTCCTCGTGGGCCTCGCACTCGTCGGCGCGGCGCAGGGCGCGTACGTGTCGGTCGACATCGCACTCAAGACCGAGGTCCTGCCGCACCATCGCGACGCCGGCAAGGACCTCGGCATCGTCGCGCTCTCCTACCAGGTGCCTCAGCTCGTCTCGCCGATCATCGCGGTCCCGCTGCTCGCGATCGGCGGCTCCGGCGCGAACTACACCGCCCTCTTCGCGGGCGCGATCGTGTTCGGTGTGCTCGGCGGCCTCGCGGTGCTCCCGATCAGATCGGTGAAGTGA